In a genomic window of Glycine max cultivar Williams 82 chromosome 13, Glycine_max_v4.0, whole genome shotgun sequence:
- the LOC100782109 gene encoding uncharacterized protein, with protein sequence MKPSFVVSLLLLSLLLAKTQGIRLGKVSSAVQQQKQHDGESTLLKRSSTDTEEASLCKDNACTGNIKNRKLVNTPVSTAQSLSKNVEESKVDPSVNGNTRNVNTLSTSKHKDVPEEHYHDLVEITEMDYSPAKRKPPIHN encoded by the exons atgaaGCCCTCTTTTGTGGTCTCTCTTCTGCTTTTGTCACTCCTCCTTGCAAAAACTCAAG GGATTCGTCTAGGGAAAGTGTCTTCAGCAGTTCAGCAACAGAAACAACAT GATGgagaaagtactttgttgaaaAGAAGTAGCACTGATACTGAGGAAGCTTCTCTCTGCAAAGACAACGCATGCACAG GAAACATAAAGAATAGGAAACTCGTTAACACTCCCGTTTCCACAGCCCAATCCCTCTCCAAG AATGTGGAAGAGTCCAAGGTTGACCCCTCGGTAAATGGCAATACTAGAAATGTGAATACATTGAGCACTTCGAAGCACAAAGATGTCCCTGAGGAGCACTACCATGACCTTGTAGAGATAACTGAGATGGACTATTCTCCAGCAAAGAGAAAGCCTCCCATACACAACTGA